Below is a genomic region from Penaeus vannamei isolate JL-2024 chromosome 18, ASM4276789v1, whole genome shotgun sequence.
tatatatatacatatgtatatatatgtatatatatgtatatatatatatatacatatatatatatatatatatatatatatatatatatatatatatatatatatatatatatatatatatatacatacatgtatatggttTATGCAAATCTGCGTGTATTTCAAGGGATATCTTTATAAAATGAGAAATGTATAAAGTGCAGTgttaaatatagtaataatctgTATGACGTTATATTCTGCTTAGCAATCTAAATAAGATGTAAGTAAGATTTATCGCATTTTTTTCGAAAAGTATTGACCTGAGCATGAGAATAGGAGGTCGCAGAAAACTCGGCTTCTTATTGGCTGCTGCCGTTTGGAAGTCAGGTATATTAACTTCCTCAGGTAAAGAGTATGTCATAACTTGTGCTCTCCTGCACCTGGAAACATGTATCCCTGCGCCACAATGGGAGGACCTCAGATATCTCAATGGTCAGCCATGAACAGCGGCAATAGTTTCAACAAGAACTTTTCTCCATATCAGCAAGGGTTCCCTCTGACGCCATCGCCTGAAGCTCACCACGGATATTTTGCCGACATCCCCGCGACGACGCCTTACAGTGCTAACGGTGCCGTGCCCTACACATCCATTCACCATTATTACAACCTACAGGCTTTTGCCAGTGGCGTCACGCCCCccatgctctctcctcctcccgagAAGGCCGCCACGCCCCAGAAGGAGGGACAGTGGTGGAGTTCGAGTGCTTATTCTACGCCGCCGTCGCACGCCactcacttccaccaccaccagttCGCCAGCCAAGTCGCGCCCTCCGCGGGGCAAGCGCGCCCCACGCAGCCTCTTCCCAACGCCATCGCTCAGGAGGCGATCCTCCACCAGAGCAGCGTCGCCACGGCCCTCCTCAACGCTCAGACTCCCGTCAGTGTCCGCAGGTGTCGGAGATGCCGCTGCCCCAACTGCCAGGATACTTCGCGAGATGCATCAGCTTCGAAGAAGAAGGAGCACATCTGCCACGTCCCGGGGTGTGGCAAGGTGTATGGCAAGACG
It encodes:
- the LOC113808806 gene encoding transcription factor Sp5, translating into MYPCATMGGPQISQWSAMNSGNSFNKNFSPYQQGFPLTPSPEAHHGYFADIPATTPYSANGAVPYTSIHHYYNLQAFASGVTPPMLSPPPEKAATPQKEGQWWSSSAYSTPPSHATHFHHHQFASQVAPSAGQARPTQPLPNAIAQEAILHQSSVATALLNAQTPVSVRRCRRCRCPNCQDTSRDASASKKKEHICHVPGCGKVYGKTSHLKAHLRMHAGDRPFVCQWIFCNKAFTRSDELQRHLRTHTGEKRFECVECGKRFMRSDHLNKHVKTHENRRARLASSPAEGEDVDVELCDDVADGCTDELLPVTLPDSPVSEADLQDTEIDVGDVMEESHLSGEGRQLSQYEHLYNFMDSNVYYS